Proteins from a single region of Microbacterium sp. zg-Y818:
- a CDS encoding WhiB family transcriptional regulator has protein sequence MDWRDKSACLTVDPELFFPVGNTGPAVEQIEKAKAVCARCTVTEICLQYALETGQDSGVWGGLSEDERRALKRRAARARRAS, from the coding sequence ATGGATTGGCGCGACAAATCCGCCTGCCTGACCGTCGACCCCGAATTGTTCTTCCCCGTGGGCAATACCGGCCCCGCGGTTGAGCAGATCGAAAAGGCCAAAGCGGTGTGTGCTCGATGCACCGTGACAGAGATCTGCCTGCAGTACGCCCTCGAGACCGGCCAGGACTCCGGAGTGTGGGGCGGTCTTTCCGAAGACGAGCGCCGCGCCCTGAAGCGCCGCGCCGCACGCGCCCGCCGCGCCAGCTGA
- a CDS encoding helix-turn-helix domain-containing protein gives MPSATPPDARLLAPAQVAEVLSVSVEEVVALVLDGRLRGMKVGSPARWRIEGDSVERYLDDQAEEARRMALWRQSNAASFPELWGRGAVQRPD, from the coding sequence ATGCCCAGCGCAACCCCCCCAGATGCGCGCCTGCTCGCCCCTGCACAGGTCGCCGAAGTGCTCAGCGTGTCGGTCGAGGAAGTGGTGGCGCTGGTGCTCGATGGAAGGCTGCGCGGCATGAAGGTCGGTTCCCCCGCCCGCTGGCGCATCGAAGGCGACAGCGTGGAGCGCTACCTCGACGACCAGGCGGAGGAGGCGCGCCGCATGGCGCTGTGGCGCCAGTCCAACGCCGCAAGCTTCCCGGAGCTGTGGGGCCGCGGCGCGGTGCAGCGCCCCGACTGA
- a CDS encoding sensor histidine kinase, with protein sequence MSTLSDIVYAQGRSSADDVEWLHRLAGDGQLLADLAFADIVIWVPTADDSFIAVAHTRPSGAATLFYRDIVGDRVRPQWRTQVRDAFTGVRIVDSASPDWFEETPTRVRAVPIVRERAHDDVAPRVIGVLTRHTNLGETRTPSRQQITFNDCADDLFAMVASADFPDLTAPTSPRRGAPRASDGLIRLDPDGVTTFASPNALSAFNRLGFEEELEGESLVEVTTGILPANRQFDESLPVVVTGRAPWRADVEARGVTVSLRTIPLRDHDKRIGAIVLCRDVTEIRHQEQELITKDATIREIHHRVKNNLQTVASLLRIQSRRTHSDEAREALTQAMRRVSAIAVVHDTLSEGLAQNVDFDDVFARVLKLVAEVAAAPNTRARTRTTGQFGTLPSEYATPLALALTELVTNAVEHGLAGKEGDVEIAAERTGERLEVSVRDTGSGLPEGQVGRGLGTQIVRTLIQGELGGTIDWHTIMGSGTEVTIDIPLRYIARSAG encoded by the coding sequence ATGTCCACCCTCAGCGATATCGTCTATGCCCAGGGGCGGTCCTCCGCCGATGATGTGGAGTGGCTGCACCGCCTCGCCGGCGACGGCCAGCTTCTGGCCGACCTCGCGTTCGCCGACATCGTGATCTGGGTTCCCACCGCGGACGATTCGTTCATCGCCGTCGCCCACACCCGCCCGAGCGGCGCGGCGACCCTGTTCTACCGTGACATCGTCGGCGACCGGGTGCGTCCCCAGTGGCGTACCCAGGTGCGCGACGCGTTCACCGGGGTGCGCATCGTCGACTCCGCGTCGCCGGACTGGTTCGAAGAGACCCCCACCCGTGTGCGCGCCGTGCCGATCGTGCGTGAGCGGGCCCACGACGACGTCGCCCCGCGCGTGATCGGGGTGCTCACCCGTCACACGAACCTGGGTGAGACCCGCACTCCGTCACGACAGCAGATCACCTTCAACGACTGCGCCGACGACCTGTTCGCCATGGTGGCCTCCGCCGACTTCCCCGACCTCACCGCGCCGACGTCGCCGCGCCGCGGTGCGCCGCGCGCGTCGGACGGCCTCATCCGGCTCGATCCCGACGGTGTGACCACGTTCGCCAGCCCCAACGCGCTGTCCGCCTTCAACAGGCTCGGCTTCGAGGAGGAGCTGGAGGGCGAGTCGCTCGTGGAGGTGACCACCGGCATCCTGCCCGCGAACCGCCAGTTCGACGAGTCGCTCCCGGTCGTCGTCACCGGGCGCGCGCCCTGGCGCGCCGACGTCGAGGCGCGCGGGGTGACCGTGTCGCTGCGCACCATTCCGCTGCGCGACCACGACAAGCGCATCGGCGCCATCGTCCTCTGCCGCGACGTCACCGAGATCCGGCATCAGGAGCAGGAGCTCATCACGAAGGATGCGACGATCCGTGAGATCCACCATCGCGTGAAGAACAACCTGCAGACGGTGGCATCGCTGCTGCGGATCCAGTCGCGGCGCACGCACTCCGATGAGGCCCGCGAGGCCCTGACTCAGGCGATGCGCCGGGTGTCGGCGATCGCGGTGGTGCACGACACGCTGTCAGAGGGGCTCGCGCAGAACGTCGACTTCGATGACGTCTTCGCCCGCGTGCTCAAGCTGGTCGCCGAGGTGGCCGCGGCGCCGAACACCCGCGCGCGCACGCGCACGACCGGACAGTTCGGCACGCTGCCGAGTGAATATGCCACGCCGCTGGCGCTGGCGCTCACGGAACTGGTCACCAACGCCGTCGAGCACGGCCTCGCCGGCAAGGAGGGCGATGTGGAGATCGCCGCGGAGCGCACCGGCGAGCGGCTGGAGGTGAGTGTGCGCGACACCGGCAGCGGGCTGCCCGAGGGGCAGGTCGGCCGCGGGCTCGGCACGCAGATCGTGCGGACGCTCATTCAGGGGGAGCTGGGCGGCACCATCGACTGGCACACCATCATGGGCAGCGGCACCGAGGTGACCATCGACATTCCGCTGCGCTACATCGCGCGCAGCGCGGGCTAG
- the secA gene encoding preprotein translocase subunit SecA, translated as MANPLEKLLRAGEGRVLRRLQQVVKAVAALEEDYAQLTDEELRGETAELRARYAAGETLDQLMPEAFAAVREAAKRTLGQRPYDVQVMGGAALHLGNIAEMKTGEGKTLTAALPVYLNAIAGKGVHVITVNDYLASYQAELMGRVYRALGMTYGTIVAGQNPQVRREQYAADITYGTNNEFGFDYLRDNMAWRKDDLVQRGHFYAIVDEVDSILIDEARTPLIISGPSSGEANRWFVEFAKIAKTLEPGVDYEVDEKKRTIGVLEPGIEKVEDYLGIDNLYESANTPLISFLNNSIKALALFKRDADYVVMNDEVMIVDEHTGRILVGRRYNEGIHQAIEAKEGVPVKAENQTLATVTLQNYFRLYDKLAGMTGTAETEAAEFMSTYKLGVVPIPTNKPMIRKDQPDLVYKNEQAKFAQVVEDIAERHAAGQPVLVGTVSVEKSEYLSRLLAKKGVKHEVLNAKNHAREAEIVARAGRLGAVTVATNMAGRGTDIMLGGNAEFLAVQELKAQGLDPVETPEEYEAAWDSVYASMRDTVAEEATKVVEAGGLYVLGTERHESRRIDNQLRGRSGRQGDPGESRFYLSLTDDLMRLFQSGAAEAILARTNFPDDVAIESTMVSRAIKSAQSQVESRNAEIRKNVLKYDDVLNRQREAIYADRRHVLEGDDLSGRIEHFIEDAISSVIDDHTSSGHTESWDFDALWTELKTLYPVSVTIDEVVSEAGHKGRITPEILKREILSDAKIAYQRREESLGSPAMRELERRVVLQVLDRRWRDHLYEMDYLKDGIGLRAMAQRDPLIEYQREGYQMFQAMMGQIKEESVGFLYNLEVEVRRTDGQEAEVDAKGLVAPEQPRLEYSAPSDSGDVEVRNERGQVQQAATAKLREARASGGVSAGGVDTQVQQPSRGAFGQRTEGAAPAAASSPQNRAQRRASGKKK; from the coding sequence GTGGCCAACCCTCTCGAGAAACTGCTCCGTGCCGGTGAGGGGCGGGTGCTGCGGCGCCTGCAGCAGGTCGTCAAGGCCGTGGCCGCCCTCGAAGAGGACTACGCGCAGCTCACCGATGAGGAGTTGCGCGGCGAGACTGCGGAGCTCCGCGCCCGCTACGCCGCGGGCGAGACGCTCGACCAGCTCATGCCCGAGGCCTTCGCCGCTGTGCGGGAAGCGGCCAAGCGCACTCTCGGCCAGCGTCCTTACGACGTGCAGGTGATGGGCGGTGCGGCACTTCACCTCGGCAACATCGCCGAGATGAAGACCGGTGAGGGCAAGACCCTGACCGCGGCGCTTCCGGTCTACCTCAACGCCATCGCGGGCAAGGGCGTGCACGTCATCACCGTGAACGACTACCTGGCCTCGTACCAGGCCGAGCTCATGGGCCGCGTCTACCGGGCGCTCGGGATGACCTACGGCACGATCGTGGCCGGCCAGAACCCGCAGGTGCGTCGCGAGCAGTACGCCGCCGACATCACCTACGGCACGAACAACGAGTTCGGCTTCGACTACCTGCGCGACAACATGGCCTGGCGCAAGGACGATCTCGTCCAGCGCGGCCACTTCTACGCCATCGTCGACGAGGTGGACTCCATCCTCATCGACGAGGCGCGCACCCCGCTCATCATCTCGGGCCCGTCCTCGGGCGAGGCCAACCGCTGGTTCGTCGAGTTCGCGAAGATCGCCAAGACCCTCGAGCCCGGGGTCGACTACGAGGTCGACGAGAAGAAGCGCACCATCGGTGTGCTCGAACCCGGCATCGAGAAGGTCGAGGACTACCTCGGCATCGACAACCTGTACGAGTCGGCCAACACGCCGCTCATCTCCTTCCTCAACAACTCGATCAAGGCGCTCGCGTTGTTCAAGCGCGACGCGGACTACGTCGTCATGAACGACGAGGTCATGATCGTCGACGAGCACACCGGCCGCATCCTCGTGGGACGCCGGTACAACGAAGGCATCCACCAGGCGATCGAGGCGAAGGAGGGCGTGCCGGTCAAGGCAGAGAACCAGACCCTCGCCACCGTCACGCTGCAGAATTACTTCCGCCTCTACGACAAGCTCGCCGGCATGACCGGTACCGCCGAGACCGAGGCGGCGGAGTTCATGTCGACCTACAAGCTCGGCGTCGTGCCGATCCCGACGAACAAGCCGATGATCCGCAAGGACCAGCCGGACCTCGTCTACAAGAACGAGCAGGCGAAGTTCGCGCAGGTGGTTGAGGACATCGCCGAGCGCCACGCCGCCGGACAGCCCGTGCTGGTCGGCACGGTGAGCGTCGAGAAGAGCGAGTACCTGTCGCGGCTGCTGGCCAAGAAGGGCGTCAAGCACGAGGTGCTCAACGCCAAGAACCACGCCCGTGAGGCCGAGATCGTCGCCCGCGCCGGGCGGCTGGGCGCGGTGACGGTCGCCACCAACATGGCCGGCCGCGGCACCGACATCATGCTCGGCGGCAACGCCGAGTTCCTCGCGGTGCAGGAGTTGAAGGCCCAGGGCCTGGACCCGGTCGAGACTCCCGAGGAGTACGAGGCCGCGTGGGACTCCGTGTACGCCTCGATGCGCGACACGGTCGCCGAAGAGGCGACGAAGGTCGTCGAAGCGGGCGGCCTGTACGTGCTGGGAACCGAGCGGCACGAGTCGCGCCGCATCGACAACCAGCTGCGCGGTCGCTCCGGCCGTCAGGGAGACCCCGGCGAGAGCCGCTTCTACCTGTCCCTGACCGACGACCTCATGCGGCTGTTCCAGTCCGGCGCCGCCGAGGCGATCCTGGCGCGCACGAACTTCCCCGACGACGTCGCCATCGAGTCGACCATGGTCTCGCGCGCCATCAAGAGCGCCCAGTCCCAGGTGGAGTCCCGCAACGCCGAGATCCGCAAGAACGTCCTCAAGTACGACGATGTGCTCAACCGTCAGCGTGAGGCCATCTACGCCGACCGTCGCCACGTGCTCGAAGGCGATGACCTGTCGGGGCGCATCGAGCACTTCATCGAGGATGCCATCAGCTCGGTCATCGACGACCACACGTCGTCGGGCCACACCGAGAGCTGGGACTTCGACGCACTCTGGACCGAGCTGAAGACCCTCTACCCGGTGTCGGTCACCATCGACGAGGTCGTCTCCGAGGCCGGCCACAAGGGCCGGATCACCCCCGAGATCCTCAAGCGCGAGATCCTTTCCGACGCCAAGATCGCCTACCAGCGACGCGAGGAGTCGCTCGGTTCCCCCGCGATGCGCGAACTCGAGCGGCGCGTGGTGCTGCAGGTGCTCGACCGCCGCTGGCGGGACCACCTCTACGAGATGGACTACCTCAAGGACGGCATCGGCCTGCGGGCGATGGCGCAGCGCGACCCCCTCATCGAGTACCAGCGCGAGGGGTACCAGATGTTCCAGGCGATGATGGGCCAGATCAAGGAGGAGTCCGTCGGCTTCCTCTACAACCTCGAGGTCGAGGTGCGTCGCACCGATGGCCAGGAGGCCGAGGTCGACGCCAAGGGACTCGTTGCCCCCGAGCAGCCGCGCCTGGAGTACTCCGCCCCGAGCGACTCTGGCGACGTGGAGGTGCGCAACGAGCGCGGCCAGGTGCAGCAGGCGGCCACGGCGAAGCTGCGGGAGGCGCGCGCCTCGGGCGGCGTCAGCGCGGGCGGCGTCGACACGCAGGTGCAGCAGCCCTCGCGCGGTGCCTTCGGCCAGCGCACCGAGGGTGCGGCTCCGGCTGCGGCATCCAGCCCCCAGAACCGCGCGCAGCGCCGCGCCTCCGGCAAGAAGAAGTAG
- a CDS encoding phosphoribosyltransferase family protein, whose protein sequence is MIAVPSLMRGALADALSLAFPTWCAGCDLADTALCPPCRAQLAPRPRRHSAGGLQIWSGLGFEGVPARVLRAFKEDGRTSLALALAPALAAALGAYDSPVAVVPVPASRASVRRRGYRPVELIARRCGVHPHRLLQVARATRDQRGLTREARSANVAGSMTLRAVVDLPVVLVDDVVTTGATLAEAARVLRAGGMRVMGAATVAVTARTYGRRDDIGRRGR, encoded by the coding sequence ATGATCGCGGTTCCGTCCCTCATGCGCGGCGCGCTCGCCGATGCGCTGTCGCTGGCGTTTCCGACCTGGTGTGCCGGCTGCGACCTGGCCGACACGGCGCTGTGCCCGCCGTGCCGGGCGCAGCTCGCACCCCGGCCGCGCCGCCACAGCGCCGGCGGTCTGCAGATCTGGAGCGGCCTGGGCTTCGAGGGGGTCCCTGCGCGGGTGCTGCGCGCCTTCAAGGAGGACGGGCGCACGTCGCTGGCGCTGGCGCTCGCGCCGGCGCTGGCCGCGGCTCTCGGGGCGTACGACTCGCCGGTCGCGGTGGTCCCGGTGCCCGCATCGCGCGCCTCGGTGCGTCGGCGGGGATATCGCCCCGTCGAGCTCATCGCGCGCCGGTGCGGCGTGCATCCGCACCGGCTGCTGCAGGTCGCCCGGGCCACACGCGATCAGCGAGGGCTGACGCGCGAGGCACGCAGCGCCAACGTCGCCGGCAGCATGACGCTGCGCGCGGTCGTCGACCTGCCGGTGGTGCTCGTGGACGACGTGGTGACCACAGGGGCCACCCTCGCTGAGGCGGCGAGGGTGCTCCGGGCCGGCGGTATGCGCGTCATGGGCGCTGCCACCGTGGCCGTGACGGCCCGCACGTACGGGCGCCGAGATGACATCGGGCGGCGAGGGCGATAG
- a CDS encoding histidine kinase yields the protein MPTTPALTPVERIAGALVAFEALGVAALAGWQVVALGAGDTVSVASALALIVLTVVGAVAVGSFAVAILRGQSWGRSGSIVVQLLLLAVALGAVSGTYADGGVALALAAPAFVVLVLLVLSVRAAARREPGEPDARPH from the coding sequence ATGCCGACAACACCCGCTCTCACGCCCGTCGAACGCATCGCCGGGGCGCTCGTCGCCTTCGAGGCGCTGGGCGTCGCCGCTCTCGCCGGGTGGCAGGTCGTGGCGCTGGGTGCGGGCGACACCGTTTCGGTGGCGAGCGCGTTGGCTCTCATCGTGCTCACCGTGGTGGGCGCGGTGGCGGTCGGCTCCTTCGCGGTGGCGATCCTCCGCGGGCAGTCCTGGGGCCGGTCGGGATCGATCGTCGTGCAGCTGCTGCTGCTGGCCGTGGCGCTGGGCGCGGTGAGCGGCACCTACGCCGACGGCGGCGTGGCGCTGGCGCTGGCGGCGCCCGCGTTCGTCGTGCTGGTTCTGCTGGTGCTCAGCGTGCGTGCGGCCGCGCGCCGGGAGCCCGGGGAGCCAGACGCCCGGCCGCACTGA
- a CDS encoding Rv3235 family protein, which produces MVPHPSPASRPEHMSVAVEDFLAPQRTPSAELPDPEPLLRNLTRGVLEVLAGVREVDQLARWFAEEPYRALVTRANLAARARSARGVPAARPVHAIGTIVQSSPLDGVIEAVVIVSGPARTRAVAIRLEGMDRRWRATSLALL; this is translated from the coding sequence ATGGTCCCCCACCCCTCACCGGCGTCGCGGCCCGAGCACATGTCGGTGGCGGTCGAGGATTTCCTCGCGCCGCAGCGGACCCCCTCGGCCGAACTCCCCGATCCCGAGCCGCTCCTGCGCAACCTCACCCGCGGCGTTCTCGAAGTGCTCGCCGGTGTGCGCGAGGTCGACCAGCTGGCGCGCTGGTTCGCCGAGGAGCCGTACCGCGCCCTCGTCACCCGCGCCAACCTCGCCGCTCGCGCCCGCAGCGCCCGAGGCGTCCCCGCAGCCCGACCCGTGCACGCCATCGGCACGATCGTGCAGTCCTCTCCCCTGGACGGGGTGATCGAAGCGGTCGTGATCGTCTCGGGACCCGCGCGCACCCGCGCCGTCGCGATCCGGTTGGAGGGAATGGATCGCCGATGGCGGGCGACGTCGCTCGCGCTGCTGTGA
- the bcp gene encoding thioredoxin-dependent thiol peroxidase has translation MTLQPGSPAPDFTLLDQDGKKVTLSSLRGRPVILYFYPAAMTPGCTTQACDFRDSMPALQAAGYTVLGISRDTPEKLRAFRERDGLTFELLSDPDHAVHEAYGAWGEKMNYGKRVEGVIRSTFVISGDGVIQHALHNVRATGHVARLRTLLQLA, from the coding sequence ATGACGCTTCAGCCCGGCTCCCCCGCCCCCGATTTCACCCTGCTCGACCAGGACGGCAAGAAGGTCACACTGTCGTCGCTGCGCGGACGCCCCGTGATCCTGTACTTCTACCCCGCGGCGATGACCCCCGGCTGCACGACGCAGGCATGCGACTTCCGCGACAGCATGCCGGCATTGCAGGCCGCCGGCTACACCGTGCTGGGCATCTCGCGCGACACGCCCGAGAAGCTCCGTGCCTTCCGTGAGCGCGACGGCCTGACGTTCGAGCTGCTCAGCGACCCCGACCACGCCGTACACGAGGCGTACGGCGCCTGGGGGGAGAAGATGAACTACGGCAAGCGCGTCGAAGGCGTGATCCGCTCGACCTTCGTGATCAGCGGCGACGGCGTGATCCAGCACGCCCTGCACAACGTGCGCGCCACCGGCCACGTGGCCCGGCTGCGCACCCTGTTGCAGTTGGCCTGA
- the raiA gene encoding ribosome-associated translation inhibitor RaiA translates to MDTSIVGVGVGISDRFRTVVEEKAQRVEHLAPRAQRLDVKVTHRAYHNGRMEDETVELTLTGKGPLVRAEATDGDKFTALDLAVDKLAEQLRRAKEKRLDARDKPRGATFKKENGALEGIDVQPASADVLEAVATGTGTVPVQAESADEADYTPVVIRTKQFDAEWMTVEEAVDRMELVGHDFFLFIDARTDHPSVVYRRKGWDYGVISLTTAAPPAARVAS, encoded by the coding sequence ATGGATACCAGCATCGTCGGCGTGGGAGTGGGAATCAGCGATCGATTCCGCACCGTAGTCGAAGAAAAGGCCCAGCGCGTCGAGCACCTCGCTCCGCGGGCCCAGCGGCTGGACGTCAAGGTGACCCACCGCGCGTACCACAACGGGCGTATGGAAGACGAGACGGTCGAGCTCACCCTCACGGGCAAGGGTCCGCTGGTGCGGGCCGAGGCGACAGACGGTGACAAGTTCACCGCGCTGGATCTGGCCGTCGACAAGCTCGCCGAGCAGCTGCGCCGTGCCAAGGAGAAGCGCCTCGACGCGCGTGACAAGCCGCGCGGGGCGACCTTCAAGAAGGAGAACGGCGCGCTCGAGGGCATCGACGTGCAGCCCGCTTCGGCGGACGTGCTCGAAGCCGTCGCCACCGGCACCGGCACCGTTCCGGTGCAGGCCGAGAGCGCCGACGAAGCGGACTACACGCCCGTCGTCATCCGCACGAAGCAGTTCGACGCCGAGTGGATGACCGTCGAAGAGGCCGTCGACCGGATGGAGCTGGTCGGCCACGACTTCTTCCTCTTCATCGACGCCCGCACCGACCACCCGAGCGTGGTCTACCGACGCAAGGGCTGGGACTACGGTGTGATCTCGCTGACCACGGCGGCACCGCCGGCGGCGCGCGTCGCCTCATAA
- a CDS encoding pyridoxal phosphate-dependent aminotransferase — translation MSPLRNLDQSSKLKNVLYEIRGQALAEADRLEADGHTILKLNTGNPAVFGFEAPFQIVRDMIEAIPHSHGYSDSRGIMSARRAVVSRYEETPGFPSFDPDDVYLGNGVSELITMTMQALLDEGDEVLIPAPDYPLWTAMTSLADGTPVHYRCDSAAGWEPDLDDIRSKVTPRTKAIVVINPNNPTGAVYSREVLQGIVDIARENSLLLLSDEIYDRILFDGAEHIPLATLAPDLLCLTFNGLSKTYRVAGYRSGWMVITGPKKHAAGFLEGIQLLASTRLCPNVPAQHAVQAALSGVQSIDLLIAPSGRLHEQRDAAWEGLEAIPGITCHKPAGALYAFPRLDPEVYEIHDDSKLVYDFLVAEHVLLVPGTGFNWPTPDHLRIVTLPEARVLSEAVQRLGNFLSSYRQ, via the coding sequence ATGAGTCCGCTGCGCAACCTCGACCAGTCGAGCAAGCTGAAGAACGTCCTGTACGAGATCCGCGGCCAGGCGCTCGCCGAAGCCGACCGGCTCGAGGCCGACGGGCACACCATCCTCAAGCTCAACACCGGCAACCCCGCGGTGTTCGGGTTCGAAGCCCCCTTCCAGATCGTGCGCGACATGATCGAGGCCATCCCGCACTCGCACGGCTACAGCGACAGCCGCGGGATCATGTCGGCTCGGCGGGCGGTGGTGTCCCGCTATGAGGAGACGCCCGGCTTCCCCTCGTTCGACCCCGATGACGTCTATCTCGGCAACGGGGTGTCCGAGCTCATCACGATGACGATGCAGGCGCTGCTCGACGAGGGCGACGAGGTGCTGATCCCCGCGCCGGACTATCCGCTGTGGACGGCGATGACGAGCCTCGCGGACGGCACGCCGGTGCACTACCGATGCGACAGCGCCGCCGGCTGGGAGCCGGACCTCGATGACATCCGCTCTAAGGTCACCCCCCGCACCAAGGCCATCGTGGTGATCAACCCCAACAACCCCACGGGAGCGGTGTACAGCCGCGAGGTGCTGCAGGGGATCGTCGACATCGCGCGAGAGAACTCGCTCCTGCTGCTGTCGGACGAGATCTACGACCGCATCCTGTTCGACGGCGCCGAGCACATTCCGCTGGCGACCCTCGCTCCGGACCTGCTCTGCCTGACGTTCAACGGACTGTCCAAGACCTACCGCGTCGCCGGCTACCGCTCGGGCTGGATGGTCATCACCGGGCCGAAGAAGCACGCGGCCGGGTTCCTCGAAGGCATCCAGCTGCTGGCATCCACTCGGCTCTGCCCCAATGTGCCGGCGCAGCACGCCGTGCAGGCGGCCCTGTCCGGTGTGCAGTCCATCGACCTGCTGATTGCTCCGAGCGGGCGACTGCACGAGCAGCGGGATGCCGCGTGGGAGGGCCTCGAAGCCATTCCCGGCATCACGTGCCATAAGCCCGCCGGCGCGCTCTACGCTTTCCCCCGGCTGGATCCGGAGGTCTACGAGATCCACGACGACAGCAAGCTCGTCTACGACTTCCTCGTCGCCGAGCACGTGCTGCTGGTTCCCGGCACCGGCTTCAACTGGCCGACGCCCGATCACCTGCGCATCGTGACGCTGCCCGAGGCGCGCGTGCTGAGCGAGGCCGTGCAACGGCTCGGGAACTTCCTGTCCTCGTACCGGCAGTGA
- a CDS encoding Mrp/NBP35 family ATP-binding protein produces MTTAVVAVDGTAASDIALHLGRLGITASAAVAADAPARAAADAMLAAEGRDLLGVITAADLLMLELRRDTIAPALVSLCDRHGVRIVPLSEVPGEDRLSQLYGLPPPLPLRDGGRVAEALHVRLASVPAPPTPTGRVIAVWGPTGAPGRSTVAVELAAELARDGRRVGLVDADTHAPSLALALGLADEGPGFAAACRQVDHDGLTPAELSRISVPLGRGVEVLTGLNRPGRWPELTAERVGGALQVCRAWADETIVDVAASLEQDEEIVSDLAGPRRNAASLAAVRAADLIVAVASADPVGMARFVRGHADLRATVGATPVVVVVNRLRAGALGIDPRGQVRATLDRFCGIRDVWFLPMDIKAADAAMLAARPAQEVAARSPLSAAVRRLVGEAIAPVAPPPPVGRRRRAGSGRRQGLFARTA; encoded by the coding sequence GTGACCACGGCCGTCGTCGCCGTGGACGGCACCGCCGCCTCGGACATCGCGCTGCACCTGGGGCGGCTGGGCATCACCGCGTCGGCGGCCGTCGCCGCCGACGCGCCTGCGCGCGCGGCGGCCGACGCGATGCTCGCCGCCGAGGGACGTGATCTGCTCGGCGTCATCACCGCCGCGGACCTGTTGATGCTGGAACTGCGACGCGACACCATCGCGCCGGCGCTCGTGTCGCTGTGCGACCGCCACGGCGTGCGGATCGTGCCGCTGAGCGAGGTGCCGGGCGAGGACCGGCTGTCGCAGCTGTACGGACTTCCCCCACCGCTGCCGCTGCGAGACGGCGGTCGGGTCGCAGAGGCTCTGCACGTGCGTCTCGCGTCGGTGCCGGCGCCGCCCACGCCGACCGGGCGGGTGATCGCGGTCTGGGGGCCGACCGGGGCGCCAGGGCGCAGCACCGTGGCCGTCGAGCTGGCGGCCGAACTCGCCCGCGACGGCAGGCGGGTGGGGCTCGTCGACGCGGACACCCACGCCCCGTCGCTCGCGCTGGCGCTCGGCCTCGCCGACGAGGGACCGGGCTTCGCCGCGGCCTGCCGGCAGGTCGATCACGATGGGTTGACCCCGGCGGAGCTCAGCCGCATCAGCGTGCCGCTGGGGCGCGGGGTCGAGGTGCTCACAGGCCTGAACCGCCCGGGGCGCTGGCCCGAGCTCACTGCGGAGCGGGTCGGCGGAGCTCTGCAGGTCTGCCGTGCGTGGGCGGACGAGACGATCGTCGACGTGGCGGCGTCGCTGGAGCAGGACGAGGAGATCGTCAGCGACCTGGCGGGGCCGCGGCGCAACGCCGCATCCCTGGCCGCGGTGCGGGCGGCGGACCTCATCGTGGCCGTGGCGTCGGCGGACCCCGTGGGCATGGCGCGGTTCGTGCGCGGCCACGCCGACCTCCGGGCCACGGTGGGCGCTACGCCCGTGGTCGTCGTCGTCAATCGCCTGCGCGCCGGCGCGCTGGGCATCGATCCACGCGGTCAGGTGCGCGCGACGCTCGACCGCTTCTGCGGCATCCGCGACGTCTGGTTCCTGCCGATGGACATCAAGGCGGCGGATGCCGCGATGCTCGCGGCCCGGCCCGCGCAGGAAGTCGCCGCCCGCAGCCCGCTGTCCGCCGCGGTGCGGCGCCTGGTGGGCGAGGCCATCGCTCCCGTCGCACCGCCGCCACCCGTCGGGCGGCGGCGGCGCGCCGGATCGGGCCGACGGCAGGGCCTCTTCGCGCGGACCGCGTGA